The sequence TTGTTCTGCTTTTATTTCCACCAAAATCACTTTTCTTTAGAAGAACATTGTTTTTCCATAATAGTTTTCTAATAGCTGCTTCATTTCTTTTTCCGATATTAAAAAGATTTGAGTCGTTTAAAACTCGTCCACAACCTGCGGCTTTTACAATTATTCTGCTCTTTTTTGCTCCAAGTTTATATGCTGTTTTAAATAGCAGGGGAATGCCCGTATCAATAAATTTGTAGGGATTTTCTAGCACTCTGCCCAGTTGAATTTTTGAGTCTGGCAACATGGCGTGAACCATACCACCCACTTTTGCTACCGGATCAAAAATTATTAATCCCAGACAAGAACCGAGCGAATATGTAATAATTTCATCTTCGGAATTATCCGAAATTTGCATATCAGCAACACCAACAATAATCTTGCCCAAAATGAGCCTCACTTTCCCATCGGTTTTATCACAGACTACACGAAATCACAGAGAAAGAATATTTGTCCTTCCGAATGCTTTCGGAAGTCTTGCTTCTGCGTTTTCTGTTGTTCATTCGAGTAACACCGATGTTAACTTTTAAGCCTCTTCTGATAGAGAGAAGGCTGGATCTGAAAAAAATCATGTTTAATGATTCCTAAACTTTCCGAATGGCCTGTAAAGAAATATCCATAATTTTTTAATTTTTTATAATATTTGTTTACTAATTTTTGCTTGGTTGGTTTATCAAAATAAATCATCGTATTTCTGCAGAAAATCAAATCAAACGTTTTGTGAATCGGAGAAAAATTATCCATCAAATTAAAATATTGAAACTCCACTATGCTTCTAAGATTTTCTTTAACCTTAACAAAACCGCTGGATTTATTTTTACCTTTATAAAAATATTTATGCAAAAGATAAGAGGGAACATCTTTTACCTCTTTTGTTGTATAAACAGCTTTTGTGGCATAAGCAAGGGAGTCTTTGGAAATATCACTGGAAAATATTTTTATACTTCGATATTCGGAAGGGTCTAAATTTTCCAACAGAACAATTCCAAGGGAATATGATTCTGCACCTTTTGAACAACCAGCACTCCAAATATTTATTTCTCTCTTTCCGGGTGGAATATTTTTATTCATTTCTCTCCACTCGTCAACCCAATGATCCCGAACAAATACAAAATGGGCATTACCTCGAAAAAATGAAGTTACGTTTGTGGAAATTCTATCTATAAAAATGATTAATTCCCGACCAGTCTCATCTCCTGCGAGAAATTTATAATAATCACTGTATTTCTCAATTCCCTTACTCCGCATAATTTTTTTTACGCGAGATTGAAACAAGGCTTTTTTCTTATCAGTAAGGTTTATGCCTGATTTTTCATAAACAAGCTTGCTAAATTTTTTAAAAACAATATCCGTTACTTTTTCGTTCATGTAGTTACCTATTACAATTTGTATTCCAATTCGTTCTATTTCATTAAAATAAGTTTCTATAACCCATCGA comes from Candidatus Cloacimonadota bacterium and encodes:
- a CDS encoding chemotaxis protein CheD — encoded protein: MGKIIVGVADMQISDNSEDEIITYSLGSCLGLIIFDPVAKVGGMVHAMLPDSKIQLGRVLENPYKFIDTGIPLLFKTAYKLGAKKSRIIVKAAGCGRVLNDSNLFNIGKRNEAAIRKLLWKNNVLLKKSDFGGNKSRTITLSLKTGELSVRVGREGTTVL
- a CDS encoding protein-glutamate O-methyltransferase CheR, which gives rise to MNEKVTDIVFKKFSKLVYEKSGINLTDKKKALFQSRVKKIMRSKGIEKYSDYYKFLAGDETGRELIIFIDRISTNVTSFFRGNAHFVFVRDHWVDEWREMNKNIPPGKREINIWSAGCSKGAESYSLGIVLLENLDPSEYRSIKIFSSDISKDSLAYATKAVYTTKEVKDVPSYLLHKYFYKGKNKSSGFVKVKENLRSIVEFQYFNLMDNFSPIHKTFDLIFCRNTMIYFDKPTKQKLVNKYYKKLKNYGYFFTGHSESLGIIKHDFFQIQPSLYQKRLKS